GGTGGCGTCACCACCGTTCACAGCCTTGGCGGACTGAGCCGCGGCACGGGCCTTGGCTTCGGCTTTCTGCTCCGGAGTGCGGTAGTCAAGCATGATAATCATAATCATGGCGGTGAAGAACGACACTGCGATGGAGACGCCGTAAACCCACATCTGGTTGAACACCGGCACGGTGAGCAGCGAGGTGAAGGCGAATGCAGTAGTGGTCACGCCGTGCACGGTCTCGCCGGAGGCGACGGTGGCCGGGAAGAGCCAGCCCATGACGGCGATTACGACGCCGCCCACGCCGCAGCCGACCAGCATACGGGAGTAGATGAGCTTGTAACGCAGGTGGATGCCGTAGAGGCTCGGTTCGGAAACGCCACCGAGCAGGCCGGCGGCGAGAGCACCGATGGAGGTCTGGCGCATGTCCTTATCCTTGTCACGGATGGAGAGGAACAGCACACCGGCAGTGGCACCGAAGCAGGCGAAGTTCCACACGCCCATCGGGCCCTGAATGAAGTCGTAGCCCAGGGTGTTGATGTTCATGATCATCAGAGCGTTCAGCGGCCAGTGCAGACCCAGCGGCACCAGGAACGGGTACAGCAGCGGGATTGCGATGGCGAAGATGAACGGAGCGTGTGTGTTCATCCAGGCGAGTCCGGCGCCGAGGCCGTTGCCGGCCCACACACCGATAGGTCCGATGATGAAAGCGGTGAGCGCACCGACGATGATCATGGAGAAGAAGGGCAGGAAGACCATCTGGACGCTGTCCGGAATGATCTTCTTCAGACCGTGGTACACGACCGCGAGCACGGCGACCATCAGCAGCGGCACGAACACGTTTCCGGAGTAGTCGGACAGCTGCATCGGCAAGCCGAACACCGTGGCGGTGCAGGAGGAGGTGCCCAGCGTGGTGTTCTTCACGCACTTGACGGCGTCGCCCCAGGTCTTGGTGTCAGACAGGGATGCGAACTGCGGGGTCATGAGCATGCCCATGATTGCGCCGCCCAGCCACGGATCCACTTTGAGCTTGTTGGCGGCATTGTAGGCGACCATAATCGGCAGGAAGTAGAACACACCCTTCCAGATGGCCTGCACGAACACCAGGCCAGTGGTGGCGGTGTCGTTCGGAATCAGGCCCAAGGAAATGCACAGGTTGACAATTGCGATGATGATGGACGCGCCAAGCAACACACCCAGAATCGGGCGGAAGGAGTCGGCCAGGTATTCGAAGAAGCTATCGAGCCATGCGACCTTGCCGCGGGCCTTGGAACGAGCGGCGGCCTTGACCTCCGCATCGGTCGGCTCATCGGCATTGTCGTCGACGGTGCCGGCGCCGAGACCAGCCATCTCGGGCAGGTGCATGATCTGCTCATACACGGAGGCGACCTGACCGCCAATGACGACCTGGTATCGGTCGCCGGACTGCTGTACAGCACCCAGCACAAGCTTGTTGGCGTCGAGCGTGGCGTTGTCAACCTTGCCGGCGTCATTGAGTTCAAAACGCAGTCGCGTGGCGCAATGCGTCAGCGACTTGATGTTGGCCGCGCCACCGACACTAGTGACGATCGCCTTGATATCGTCTTGATGCGACATCTCTTACTCCATTCCTTTTCCACGGTTAAGCCAGCACCTACCAGAGGAACCACCCTGTTCCTGAGCATCTGCGTTCCAGGAACCGGCAGTCACGCCAAATAACAGAAAAGACCTGAGATGTGGACGCCATCCTGAATACACATGACTACGTCAACATCTCAGGTCTTGCCTCAACATTCGAGTAGCAACCCTGCTAATTACTGACTGAACAGCGATTATAACGAGCTGAAAACAATCCGGCAAATCACACATATGGTCAGAGCCTGCCTATACCTCGAAACATAAGACGAGAGTAAGGAAGAACAGGCTTTAATCGGCGATGAACATCCGGCGTGTCTTTCTTGGACGATGCATCCGCAATGAGACGGCACGCAAGCCCACGCTTAGGCTCTTTGCGCCAGATGCGCGCCACCGTCATACACTTATTCGCACAAAAGTTGACAACTTTTAACATAATCTTGCCCCAGACGGCAAAAAACGTGGCAGAATGAAAGTATGGTAGCAAACAATGCGGGTCAGCCCGCCACCCCAGCAGATCTGATTAATGTCGATGAGGTTATCGGCAAATACTATGACCTCGTCCCCGATCCGGAAGTCCCCGAGCAGCGTGTCATCTTCGGCACCTCCGGCCACCGCGGATCGTCCCTGAAGACCTCGTTCAACGAGGCCCACATCATCGCCATCTCCCAGGCCATCGCCGAATACCGCAAGAAGGCCGGCGTCACCGGCCCGCTGTACCTCGGCTCCGACACCCACGCGCTGTCCGGCCCGGCCAAGAAGACCGCCATCGAGGTGCTCGTCGCCAACGGCGTGCACGTGCGCGTCGACTCCCGTGACGACTTCGTGCCCACCCCGGTGGTCTCCCAGGCCATCCTGACCCACAACCGTGCGGCCGACGGCACCCCGCGCTTCGAGGGCGAGGGCCTCGCCGACGGCATCGTCGTCACACCGTCCCACAACCCGCCCACCGACGGCGGCTTCAAGTACGACCCCGTCACCGGCGGCCCGGCTCCGGCCGAGACCACCAACGCCATCGCCGCTCGCGCCAACGAGCTGCTCGGCGACTTCAAGTCCAT
The window above is part of the Bifidobacterium longum subsp. infantis ATCC 15697 = JCM 1222 = DSM 20088 genome. Proteins encoded here:
- a CDS encoding glucose PTS transporter subunit IIA; the encoded protein is MSHQDDIKAIVTSVGGAANIKSLTHCATRLRFELNDAGKVDNATLDANKLVLGAVQQSGDRYQVVIGGQVASVYEQIMHLPEMAGLGAGTVDDNADEPTDAEVKAAARSKARGKVAWLDSFFEYLADSFRPILGVLLGASIIIAIVNLCISLGLIPNDTATTGLVFVQAIWKGVFYFLPIMVAYNAANKLKVDPWLGGAIMGMLMTPQFASLSDTKTWGDAVKCVKNTTLGTSSCTATVFGLPMQLSDYSGNVFVPLLMVAVLAVVYHGLKKIIPDSVQMVFLPFFSMIIVGALTAFIIGPIGVWAGNGLGAGLAWMNTHAPFIFAIAIPLLYPFLVPLGLHWPLNALMIMNINTLGYDFIQGPMGVWNFACFGATAGVLFLSIRDKDKDMRQTSIGALAAGLLGGVSEPSLYGIHLRYKLIYSRMLVGCGVGGVVIAVMGWLFPATVASGETVHGVTTTAFAFTSLLTVPVFNQMWVYGVSIAVSFFTAMIMIIMLDYRTPEQKAEAKARAAAQSAKAVNGGDATTATATAAVAVADAPAAAATATSAVFAPIAGHVVSLDDAGDPVFASRALGEGVGIEPVDGAVKAPVSGVLQTVAETGHAFGLKTDDGIEVLVHVGIDTVKMNGNGFVVNVAKGDRVNAGDLLATVDLDEVKKAGFSTTTLVTVLNTAALKSVTPKTDVNVAAGDEVIAIEQ